The following coding sequences are from one Gossypium hirsutum isolate 1008001.06 chromosome A12, Gossypium_hirsutum_v2.1, whole genome shotgun sequence window:
- the LOC107926528 gene encoding probable calcium-binding protein CML41: MATTKVSKASKWFSNKTLRLSLHRRRSKSSSSSTFTSPASSPSSPCERPKRPHQVDEMKQVFRYFDGDDDGKISALELRACFGSIGEYMSHEDAQMVINELDSDGDSMLDYEDFLKLMKIEKRDDDDDLKKAFEMFELEKGSGCITPRGLQKMLNRLGDAKSYDECVAMIQVYDIDGNGVLDFHEFHQMMA; encoded by the coding sequence ATGGCGACCACTAAAGTTTCCAAAGCTTCCAAATGGTTCTCAAACAAGACTCTTAGGTTAAGCCTTCACCGCCGTCGATCCAAGTCTTCTAGCTCCTCCACCTTCACCTCTCCTGCTTCATCACCTTCCTCTCCTTGTGAAAGACCCAAAAGGCCTCACCAAGTGGACGAGATGAAACAAGTGTTTCGCTATTTCGATGGCGATGATGATGGGAAAATCTCGGCTCTCGAACTTAGGGCATGCTTCGGCTCCATCGGAGAGTACATGTCACATGAAGATGCTCAAATGGTGATCAACGAACTAGATTCCGACGGGGATAGCATGTTGGACTATGAAGATTTCTTGAAGCTAATGAAAATAGAAAAGcgggatgatgatgatgatctgAAGAAAGCGTTCGAGATGTTCGAGTTGGAGAAAGGTTCGGGTTGCATAACTCCCAGAGGGTTGCAAAAGATGTTGAATCGCCTTGGGGATGCAAAGTCTTATGATGAATGTGTCGCTATGATTCAGGTTTATGATATCGATGGTAATGGGGTGCTTGATTTTCATGAGTTCCACCAAATGATGGCTTAA